The region TATCGcagggaaggcaaggagaggcCCCAGTTACCCCATGACAAGAGTCTTCCTATGAAACTGTCATGCGAGATGTGCATAGTGaagctccttcctccttccttgtctttaaGTTTCTGCACATCATCCTGTTctggtgttttcatatttgtttcttccttattctgttCCTGCGTTTGTTTCCGCAATACTCCTCTTCGTTCATACTTGTATGCTCTGTCCCCATTCTCATCTTCTTGCTCTACACCATTTATAGTCACCTTAAATCTACTGTTACCTATTTTACTTTGTTCATTCTTCCTAACTTCTCTAGCACGGAGATCATCTTTGCTGTTGTCATCCTCACCTAGATTCGCATCCACTTTCACGTCACtcctttccccattttcttGCACTAAAGCATCCCTGTTCCTagaacgaaaaggaggaaaagaaatgtcaAAATAATCATTCTGCTCCACTGAAACATCGTTAGAAGTGTCGATAGTGATGACATTACTGATGTTAGGTACGTTACCACTGCCGCTTGTACCACTCGTACCATTACTGTTTATAGTTATTTGACTTATAACCTCTGGACAGAGGTTAGACACACACGCATAGAAGAGGAACTGCAATAGTAGAGCCAGACCAGCGACGGACAGAGCAGTGAAGATGTTTAGGCAAATGATGTTGCTGTCTATATATCCCGTGATGGCTATACAAGACTGGTCCGTGTCCCTGCGCTTGAAGTATTCTGACGGCAGGGGATAGTAGTCTCCTCCTTCGTAATGGTGTGGTTTATTGTGGCCGCTCctgttgaagagagagatgaagaagtgtTATGCTATGTTTGATGTGTGTTACTATATGAAAATGTAGTGATGTCGCTACTGGTGTCGTTATTAGTATA is a window of Portunus trituberculatus isolate SZX2019 chromosome 1, ASM1759143v1, whole genome shotgun sequence DNA encoding:
- the LOC123504618 gene encoding uncharacterized protein LOC123504618 isoform X1, with the protein product MVEAAMGKIIVMMVAIMGVIESIPMPTSMDQSFPEPHTTTPTHARHGHLLHGMLGDLESYVFDDVVEFLFQQLGDELPQARSGHNKPHHYEGGDYYPLPSEYFKRRDTDQSCIAITGYIDSNIICLNIFTALSVAGLALLLQFLFYACVSNLCPEVISQITINSNGTSGTSGSGNVPNISNVITIDTSNDVSVEQNDYFDISFPPFRSRNRDALVQENGERSDVKVDANLGEDDNSKDDLRAREVRKNEQSKIGNSRFKVTINGVEQEDENGDRAYKYERRGVLRKQTQEQNKEETNMKTPEQDDVQKLKDKEGGRSFTMHISHDSFIGRLLSWGNWGLSLPSLRYNTNICPMLARYVQR